Sequence from the Helianthus annuus cultivar XRQ/B chromosome 13, HanXRQr2.0-SUNRISE, whole genome shotgun sequence genome:
TGTTCAGGTATTCAATCATTAAAGTATCATACTCTGATTTCTATTGATTTGTTCACACGATTTTGTTCTTTTAAGTTCAATCGATTACTTCCAATGATAATTATGATTAACAAATTCCTTTCTTTCCTTAAGATGCTTTCCATGGTGATGTTGgagttgaaaatgaagttgaCTCAAACACTGAGTCTTAATTCAGTGGCCACTCGGATGAAGTGTGTGAGCTTTTGTATTTGGTTTAACGTTTTGATCCTAAACATAATACATTTGTTACTTATAACTGTTTCTATCAGGATGATGCTAAGGATGCATCTGAGACAAAAGCTGTTGTGGAACCAACTTAGcttatttctatatcaaacatgtACACTAACACATACTGTtattaacattgttttataaagataTGTAACTAAATGCAAAGAATTTAAATGATATCTTATAATCTGTTTTTTAGTATTTGTTTTCGATCGTTATTAAACATACCCGTGTGTTCACACGGGTGTTACAACTAGTGATGATTATTCAAAGCATGTTGTACCATAGAACCTACGGAAAGTAGTTTAAGATTATATTTTCACCTTTTGCGGTTAAAATTAAGGCGTGTTTTGACAATAAAAAAAGTATTTTAACCCGCAACGTACAGGTTGAAGCACGTTCGCTAAGAGACCCTGCCATGTTCATGTTCGCTAAGAGACAACACGTTTGCTAAAAGACACTGCCGTGTTCATGTTCGCTAAGAGAGCCCGCCGCAACGCGGCTGGGGGTTAAACCTAGTTTATTGTCTAAATAACAACATATAATAAAGTTTCTAGATGGGAACCAATTAAAAGAGCCTTTTTGCTAGCATTTGATGGTTGAACTCGACCATGAACATTCCCTAGTCCATCTACCTTCCTTGATTCCAAACAACCCTTGTAAACACTTCCAAAGCAAACTTCTCCGATCAAATTCGCATACCTAAAGTTTCAAGAAAATGATAGATGCATTgtgtaataaaaataaataaattaatagggtatactcatacaaacaccaacataggctcacttacaaaactatttttatgatTTAGATTAGTTACTAGCCCATTGGCGTTAGGTTTAGActtttagtgagcccaatacccaatttcgttaaggcctaagggcacgttttttcgagctcaaacagggtacatgaattctcagggccAACCCTGCCCAACTCGCCCGTTTTACCACATCTAGTTTTCTATAAGTGTTGAATACCGTAAATTTATTGGGTAATGAGTTATATTTAAATGCTCTATCATTTAGTTAACTAAACTATTGATGAAACTCCTGTGCAGCAGTCTATACAGAAGTTTTATTAGAAGTGACTTTTGTTCTGAAATTCTTTTAAGTGTATTATTAAACCAAAAAACATTATATGAATACAGCTCATTTGTGATAGAAATCTGCATCAAATATAGGTACAATAATGAATTAGAAACGATACTACGTTTAAAACTATGTTAGAATCAAGAAATTAACGAAAAGTTGCTGGATCAATATATTAAACATAGTACACAAATTAGTCACAAACACGAACATTCTACAATCCAAACATTTAAGAAACATACATAAAACATTCAAGAAATAACCATGATCCAATGTACTAAATTCTAAAATGCAACATCACATGTTAACTTGGCTGAACCATCAACGACTAGCCTCAACTGTGTGGACTTGCATGAGAAAATCCTTAGGCCTGAAACAGTACAACTGGTCACTAGCCCAAGAAAACCTTAGTGTGTCGTCGAGAATGGCTCtgatcttcaaatcttcactgCATTGATCGTATTCTTCAAGAACATATGCAAGATCCTCATCCGACCTGACATTAACTAACGAGTCAAGATCATCATGTGGCAACTTACACCTCAAAAGCATAGACGGTCCACACGCATCCCATAACTTTACAACGAGCTCCGTGTAAGTAATGCCTCGGTCCACCTTTAGAATCCCATTCGTGCCTCCTTCGTATCTTAGTTTGCCGCTACTCTTAGAAGGTGTGATCGTGCCGCCATAACCGTAGTAGAATTTGATCTTCTTGTTGGAACTTGATGGTGTTGCCATGTTTAAACGTATGAAAAAATTTGGGAAATAAGCACTTTTGTGTGAGAGGGTTGatgtgcatgcatgcatgcacaaCTTATATATTATTGAGTTGAAAATGTTCCTTAAAACTTTCCGGATATTGAGTGGAAAATATTCCTTCAAACTTTATGGATAGAAATCAAGTGATACTCGAATAGGTTTTACATATATTGCTTGATTTTCAAggaaataaaataatatttataatatcgTACTTATCGTTTAGAATATTAAGATTAGCGGTAGGGTATAGAATTTAATGAAAAATAACAAAAACCTTGCCATGTAgatttttcaaatttcaaatcgGTGGATTTATGCaccattttaattatttttttgaatGTGAATGTGTTGTTGTAAAGTTACCTATGTTTAAAGTTTATTTAAAACAAATTAGCAAATCATTAGCTTAAATATTGTTTCGTTAATCATGTAGATACGTCTATTATTCCTATTGatgtgaaaataaaaaataaaaaaaccctcTCATCCCAGAATATCTATTTGTTTAAAGTAGAACTTTacatttacattacattacataatATTAATTAGCAACTTTCTTTTATCTATGATGTTATGTGTTAAGGGTTTTCCAAAAATGTTTCctaaggtttttatttttgtaattctaACCtcataaaatttgttttttttacttttaatcctaaactttttattatttgcaatttaacttaacaattcttttattttcaaatttggtactctatacttttcatctttcgcaaattttttATTTATGTTCGCTTTATATTTTGCGAGTTAACGCGGCGCAACGTGCGTATgtagttcaacgtttttacgtttcgtttaaaattttgcgagttaacacggcgcaacatGTATGTTTGGTTCAACGTTTTTAAGTCTATTTTCTCTTTTGACAAGTTTATCGTAACGCATGGGttctagatcaacttagttattcttttatacatttttacatttCATTCTAGCCTCTTCACATTAACACAATACAACTTTAGTGTTGGTTGTTGTTGGCAGTGGCATGTGACATTGTTGCTATTTGGCACGATTTTACGACCCGCCGCAACGTAAGGGGGCTTAATTCTAGTTAATTACATTTATCAAGTTATTAAGTGTTAGATGAAAATATCCAAAAAGAAATAACAATTCAGCCAAAACTTTAACATCATACGTTTTCACTCTATAAAAGTTACAAAAATATACTTGTTTTTAACATATTTAAGAAAAACTGATCTATGAAAAATGCCTTAACTACAAAGTTTTAAACTATACTAAAAAGTTGTGCCACcttcaaacataagttttatagtTTGAACACAAATCAGAAGTGCTTTTACGAGGAAAGGTGAATGATAGTTTTACGGAGAAAACCTACAAACTCCCAAGAATATAAGAGAAGAAGAGAGATAAAACTAAAGTTTCATTCAACAATTTTCTACCTTCTTTCATTAAACTCAAACCATTCTTAAATACAAGAAAAATGGAAAGCTAACTGTAGTAAAGATGGGATAATGCATAAACATGGAAACTTGAAATGATTGGCTTATCCTAAAATGCATGAGAATTAACTACTGAACATGTAAACGTGGGCATGTGATGCAAGTAATTTGGGTCTGGGTCGGGTTGCTTGGGCCAGAGATGGGTTTAGGGTAGGTGACCCGTATCAGTGAACAACATTTTTTTCCATATGTTGTCAATTTTCTTATATTAGGTCAACCCGATCCGACCAATATTAAAATAGTCTTACACAACCCATAGGTCAACCCGACCCAACCAGTAGTAGAACGATGTTACACAACTCGTCCAATCCAACCTGTTTATCACTAATATTCAACAGCTTTTTTACTTAAAAATGAAGTTATAGAGCAGCATATAGTGGAGTAGATACGTAAAATCATATTCAGAATTCACATACTTATATAGAAAGAAAACCAGCCACTGAAAGTCTGAAACAAGTGGACCAACAAACCAAACTTTTAAAAAGCAAAAAAGATCAATAATCAATCACTAGACACGGCCCATCTACACATTATAACAGGACCTTTTCGGGTCGGCCCAGAGTTGAAAACATGGATTGGCCCACACCGACCCAACCCAGGAATCACAATCATTATAACAGGACCTTTTCGGGTCAGCCCACAGTTGAAAACATGTATTGGCCCACACCGACCCAACCCAGGAATCACAATCATTATAACAGGACCTTTTCGGGTCAGCCCACAGTTGAAAACATGTATTGGCCCACATCGACCCGACCCAGGAATCACAATTTCAGTCAAACAAGAACCATAGGGATGCTGATACtactttttctatttttttttaataatagcaGAAAAAAAtattgttgaaaaaaaaaaaaacagattttgTTGGGGAATTTTCAGATTGTCGGAtgatcagagaggcgtgtaatcactctcagatcaaattatttcggtggttcacccgaataattcaatcggatacaactctgatttcgAGAAATTGAACTAGTGTATGCTATTTGTGTGAATTGATGAACCAGAAAATTGTGATCAAAAACTGAATACGAAATTGGGTTTTTGGGGTGTAACTGCccaatggcagttaactctattTTTAGGACAAAACTGCCATTTAACTGCCATTGTTTCAAACATTTCGAAAATGTGGCaaaattcagaaaataaaattttccgacacatttttatt
This genomic interval carries:
- the LOC110901618 gene encoding uncharacterized protein LOC110901618; the protein is MATPSSSNKKIKFYYGYGGTITPSKSSGKLRYEGGTNGILKVDRGITYTELVVKLWDACGPSMLLRCKLPHDDLDSLVNVRSDEDLAYVLEEYDQCSEDLKIRAILDDTLRFSWASDQLYCFRPKDFLMQVHTVEASR